TGACTCCTACTCAATACAAGCTCACATTTCTTGGCACTCTTGATACGTAACGATGGAGCTGTAGGTATATCGAATTCTAACAAAGTACGTTGTTTCTTATATTTCCTACCACCATTTTTCCTTGATCTCTTATTTCTCAAATCATTTATATCCGCATGTAgaatagttttatttttactttgACCCATCccattcaaaaaaaattatcaactTTTGtactttttaaaatttagtcatctaaaaaaaaaaaaattaatttcaatctCATCTAATTTtcctattattatttacatttaaaatatttcatcattacTAAAGACATAAAATTTCTCATCACGTGACTAGAATCCTTGCACCACACTGTTAATATTCCGTGGCTTTTTTGGTTTaattttctgtttttttcacttttattttatttttgtttgattctttattttgCGGAGAGGGGTCGTTTCTCAGACTCGGATCGAACCAATTCATCTTTAGGGAACAAACTACAGAAACCAAACCAAGATTGGCATGAGAACGCCTTATGCTTAGGGGCCACACGGATATTgatttgtattatataGAATAACTGTTAAATACATTTACACTTGAAAGAATTCAATCATTAGAGGCTTGAcattgaatatatatttgtaatttacCCAAGCGCTTCACATCAAGATAAGCAAATCCCCCCTCAAGTTGTTTTTCCCTCTACTCCACgttcatttttaataataaaaaaaacagaaggaaaaagaaaacattTGTTACGAGaacgaaaaaaatttcaaacatATCACAACAAAAGTTCATATTTTACAATAAGAGATCGTGATACTTTCTATccatttctttattaattcttttattatacccttttctttcaatattttctggAAACCCCACATTTGGAAGATATCGCATAATTACGCCACAGGAcgtaataaataaatttaatacatttaaaaaaaaaatataaaaaaaaaaaaaaagaacaacaTAAACCTCAACCCTTGATACTCAATTCATATAAATCATCGCAATGGATATCAGTAGTATTACTAATCAAGCTAATATAGTGCAgaaaaaagttttatttGGGCCATCCTTCGAAAGATGATGACCCATCGAATGCTGTAGAAATATCATATCCAAACACAGAAATCATTGGGCATGGTTCATTTGGTGTTGTTTTCACCACAACTATTCAAGAGACAAATGAAATTGTGGCTATTAAAAAAGTCTTGCAGGAtagaagatttaaaaatagagagctagaaattatgaaattattgaatcatatcaatctattaaatttgaaatattatttctatgAAAAGGACCCACAAGATGAggtttatttaaatttaatcatTGATTATATGCCACAATCCTTATATCAGAGATTAAGACATTTTGTCCATCAAAAATCTTCCATGTCTCGATTAGAAATCAAGATTTATAtgtttcaattatttaaggcattaaattatttacataATATAGTTTCAGTTTGTCATAGAGATATTAAACCACAGAACTTATTGGTGGATCCTGAAACTTGGTCATTAAAGTTATGTGATTTTGGTAGTGCAAAACAATTGAAACCTACAGAACCCAATGTTTCATATATTTGTTCTCGTTATTATAGAGCACCAGAATTAATCTTTGGTGCTACCAATTATACAAACCAGATTGATATTTGGTCTACTGCATGTGTTATGGCGGAATTGTTATTGGGACAACCAATGTTTCCCGGTGAAAGTGGTATTGACCAATTGGtcgaaattattaaaattttaggAACTCCAACTAAGCAAGAGATTTGTGCTATGAATCCTAATTATATGGATCATAAATTCCCTGCTATTAAACCAATTCCATTAACACAAGTATTTAAAAAGGAAGATGATTATACAGTGGAATTTCTAACCAATCTATTTAAGTATGATCCACAAGAACGACTTAACGCATTGCAATGTCTATGTAGTGATTATTTCAAAGATATCTCTTTACCTGATAAAGATACCATTGCTccatcttcatcaattaACACTAATCCTAATTCAGACCCCTTGGCAAACACTACTGCCATCACGACAATTAATACTGATgcatttattcaaaatcgAGAGATTATAGAACAAAAGactaaagatttaaaactAATGATATTCGATAAGAAGAACGATTTAGGGTTCCTCACGGAGAATCAATTGAATGCagtaaaacaaaaattgaaCCCTGTTTTAATATGACgatattgattatttgtttttaaagaaaaaaacaattgtttattgaaataattaaaaatacatatatacactaatgaaaattcaattttttttctttcgaGTTAAACATGTATGAAcgacaaaaaaaaatgaattgaaCAAGACAATGCTGTTACTGCAGGGAACGACAACTGTAAAAAGCgacacttttttttatttttgatcaTCCGAGTACCCATTGGTGTTCCTGGTACCTTTTACCTTGCTTGACTTCCAAGTTTCTTATCCCCTTCTCTCTCTATCTTCCTTACTATCATATTTAtcctgttttttttttacccCCTACACCTTTGTCACGACACGATACAATTTTTGCCCCCTccattgtttttttttcttccaaTCCATATTTCTGATCTCTTcttatttctatttctattttttttatttactgTTACCCAAGCAATTGTAATGAAGTACATTTCACAACTTTACAGAAACAAGCCACACGCTTGTTGACTACAATACGCCAAGACCTGAGTAATAAGCATCATATTTTTGTCTTGTTGGCATCATCTGTACAAATGTCTTTGTCCTATATAATTCTACACTCACGAatcttttataattttctgCCTATCAATTTATCTATCATTAGCATAGCATAatctaatatatatatatatactataATATAATCCAATATATATGATATAATATGATATAATAAAGCCACACCCATATATTTTTCCCTTGTATGGGTCAAACAACTAATTCTCGGAAAAACTCTCCCCCCCCCTAGAACTAGCCCTAAAATACCCTACTTAGACCCACTTCTAGCCCACTGTCAACCCTCGGAAAATCTCACGACTAACCAATCAGCAATAACCATTGTCCCGGAACAACTCGCATTCCAATTACCCAATACGTCAGCCACTCCGTCTCGTAGATCTTTCCGTATCTGGTAACCATTCAACTCGTGACCCACACGTATCTTTCTGTGACTACTTCTCTGACGTTGTCTGCCGTGCTCAGTGACTTCCGCACAACTCGATCTGTAATTCCGCTACGGCCTAGTCTTTGCAAATTTGAGATGCCATGAGATCTGGTGGCTCTGAGAAATACTTGCAGAGAGGGGGTAATGCTGGACAGGGTAAACATAGAGTTGATATTTTCACTTGAAGACAGCGAAAATGCATCAAATCGTGATGGGCCTTGATGAATAATGTCTAATGGAGTGGGGCTACGGCAATCAAGATGTAGGAGACATTATTAGCCATAAACAGAGATGATGTTTAATTGCTATATTACCATTTACCGATGTCTTTCGGATCCTGTGGTAATTACACACAAAGGTAAAGAGATTTGTTCAACTTGGAAACTATTAACGAAGTGAATTAGCAAGCGACTTTTGGAAAGAAGGTAAGAAGAAGGTAAGgaaagaaaagaagaaaaaattgcaaaaaaataagatcGTCGTTTGAAGTGCGATGAGCATCTAGTTTGAACTTTGGTTAATTGTAATTCATACTAAATAGTGTAATAGCTTACGATTATTATTGAAGTGTGAGTGTGTGTGTATGTGTGTTTAGCAAGGTTCACAGGATATCAACTATATCTTATTAGCAAACGTacatataaaaaatatagcGCAACGCAAAGCAACGCACGATACCAATACAAGacaattttcttttttttttgttttaagaAGTAGACTATGGATTATACCCGCATGTACTCATTACCAAATGATATTACTCTAGCAGATTATTTATTCCACAGATTGAACCAGTTTAAGATCCATACGGTGTTTGGTCTACCTGGGGAATTCAATATGCCATTAATCGACAAATTGCTTACAATACCTGATTTGAAATGGGCTGGTAATGCTAATGAATTGAATGCTGCATATGCTGCAGATGGATATGCAAGAATCAAAGGAATTGGTTGTTTATTGACGACGTTTGGTGTAGGAGAGTTGTCGTCGATAAATGGGATTGCAGGTTCATATGCAGAACATGTTGGAGTTTTACATATTATTGGGATGCCTCCAAGTTCCATACAGACAAGTCAATTACTTTTACATCACACACTGGGTAATGGTGATTATACAGTTTTTCATCGAATTGCCAGCGAATTGGCTTGTTATTCCACAGTTTTAAACGATACAGATTATTTAACCAAAGAGATTGATCTTTCCATTGTGAAAGCTTGGACTTTACAAAGGCCAGTTTATTTGGGAATACCCATGAATTTCATTAGTTATCCAATaaaatctaatttattgaataaagATTTGGATTTCACTTTAGAgtcaaataatgaaatttcacAAGATGATgttattgaattaattttgaaaaatatttatcgATGTAAAAAACCAGTTATTGTGGTGGATGCATGTGTCACACGACATAACATTGAAAAGGAAactgaagaattatttcgAAGAACGAAATTCCCTGTGTTAGTAACGCCAATGGCAAAGGGATCTGTGGACGAAAGTTTACCGGAATTTGCAGGTGTGTTCTGTGGTTCTATATCATCACCACAAGTTAGAGAAGTCTTGGATTCGGTAGACTTATTATTAGTCATTGGTTGTACTTTACCAGAGTTCACAACTTCAAGTTTCCATTTCTCTTATAAGAGTAAACATTgcatattcattttttcagattatattaaatatcgTAATACAACTTTTGCggatttaaatattaaacaattgattaaaaaattattattggctTTGGACGTTTCcaagattaaaaattttcaattacaagaaaataataatggtaatatatatatcccaaatattaaattgaatCCGACTCTTTTACTTCGACAAGAATGGGTTTGGAATCAATTGTCTCATTGGTTCCAAGATGGTGATATCATAATCACTGAGACGGGGACTACTGCCTTTGGAATAAATCAAACTAAATTCCCTCATAATGCAAGAGGTATATCACAATCACTTTGGGGGTCTACTGGTTATTCTCTGGGGGCATGTTTAGGTGCATCCTTTGCATTAAGTgaaattagaaaagaacaacaagttattaataatatcactCAAAATGTGTTTcctttatttaaagatcCTCCAAAGCACCGtgtaattttatttattggtGATGGTGCATTCCAATTAACTGTACAAGAATTATCAACCATAATCAGATGGGGGTTGACTCcttatatctttattatgaATAATCATGGTTATTCAGGTGATCGTTTCTTGCATCATAGATCAGATGCAGGTTATTATGATATTCCACAATGGGATTATTTAGGTTTATTAGAAGTATTTGGtgcaaaaatatatgaatcgaaaaaaattatcactGTGGGggattttgaaaaaatggttaataatccaaatttCGCAATAGATAGTGTATTAAGAATGATTGAAATCGTTTTACCACCAATGGATGTACCACAAGCTTTAATGGATAAGTGGCGTTTAGAACAAgaggaagaaaaaaagaaagtaGATCATAATCAACCAATGGATTGGGATAGTACCACTCCAGGAAGTACAATCAGTACACAAACAGTAAATAGTACTCCTTCATCAGATGAACAAGAGACTCCTTCTCCCACACcatgaaaattatattattactttatttcattatttctGTTTTTCACATTTGCACAGAAGGAACTATActtgtatttttaaagaCATTTCAAAATAGGGTGCAttactctttttttttctgcaTATTTAATGTTGTATCATATTTGCCAATATTGTAcaagatttttttacttttagttttttgttttttttgtttaattttttttttttaatttttttagctAATTAATGAGAATGCTCTATATACAGTTTATATTAACATGCTGTGTACATCTACTAAACTAATCATTCTTATCTATTTATagtttaattattttaacttttcaattaatttatgaCATAGCCGGGTAACATCAAATCTTATGCCCGGAATTGTCTATTATATTATGACTACGGCAAAAGGGAATATGCACAACTAAAATAGGGATGTGGAGTAGGGAAATTCTCTCGTACATTATCTATGCCAGCAAGTTCGCTAAGAAGGGATATTTGCTAAGTGGGAAAACtctaatatatttgaaatacgATTTTATCTTATAAAAGTTATAAActaattttattctataCTTGTTAGAAcctttagaaaaaataaaataaaaaattattaatattattcaagtgtttaattcaaaaaataaaaaataatatacgAATATTTTATCTCGATAATAGCTGTAGATATATTCCATATTAAGATTCATATTCATACCATaacatttaatttcaattttattggTTATTTGCAGATTATTCCAACtcataaaaaattaataaaacataTTAGCatacttatatatattttagaggaaaaaattttgaaaaaaagaaaaaagaaattttaaattataaaaatggGTAACGTTCCAACAAAATTCGAACAAAATTCTATGATTGGAGAGGAACAATCTAATACACCTCATGgaagaaagaaaagttCCTCAGTAAGTGTTGTAACCAGCAGATCTGGAAATgatttcaaaagaaatagaTCGTCCTCCATTGCGGCTACCCTATTGGGTTCACATCAATCAAGAGCAAGAGCCCAATCAACTTCTGTCACTCATTCTTCAAGACGAAAGAAGAGATCTACTAGAGAAAGAGAGCGTTCCAAGGAAAATCATGGTATGCAACTGGTGATCAAATACGACGAAAGTGTAGATGGCGGGTATTTAGCTCCATTTGGTTGTTAtagttttgaaaaattagattatGATGATCGTGTTGTAAAAGAGttgattattaaaagaagacTGGCTCCATTTTATACTCCTTTAGAAGATTTTGATCCTACATGGACAGATATGGAAATTGTTAAAATTGTTGATGGGTTACCGCTGCATGCATCCTTTGATGAACATTTGGAAGAATATGAAGATATTCCAATTGGTAATCTTAAAAAATCCGATTTCGAAGAGTTGATAGATTCAAGTTTGAGCAAGAAGGAAAGGCGTAGATTACGTTACAAGATATTCAAAGCCAGACTTTATAGAAAGAGGATTATATGGCAGGATagagaaaatgaaaaatatttggaaaagaaaattgaagatCAGGGGAAGTCTAAGGAGTCTCCAggtaaaaatttatttttgccaagtgatgatttaaaaaaagtcaTGTATAAAAATGGTACTGAATGTCCAATTTGTTTCTTATATTTCCCACAACCAATGAATCATTCTAAATGTTGTAATCAGCCTATTTGTACTGAATGTTTTgttcaaataaaaagagCTCGTCCACATTTCCCTCACGATGAAGCTGATCCAAATGAGGCAGTTGAAAATGAAGCTGAAAAGGATCCacatttattaatttcagaGCCTGCAAGCTGTCCATATTGTGCAAGTCcaaattttacaattacTTATACACCGCCACAAGAAATTAGAACAGGTA
The window above is part of the Henningerozyma blattae CBS 6284 chromosome 2, complete genome genome. Proteins encoded here:
- the TBLA0B08810 gene encoding GSK family serine/threonine-protein kinase (similar to Saccharomyces cerevisiae MRK1 (YDL079C) and RIM11 (YMR139W); ancestral locus Anc_2.391) is translated as MKLLNHINLLNLKYYFYEKDPQDEVYLNLIIDYMPQSLYQRLRHFVHQKSSMSRLEIKIYMFQLFKALNYLHNIVSVCHRDIKPQNLLVDPETWSLKLCDFGSAKQLKPTEPNVSYICSRYYRAPELIFGATNYTNQIDIWSTACVMAELLLGQPMFPGESGIDQLVEIIKILGTPTKQEICAMNPNYMDHKFPAIKPIPLTQVFKKEDDYTVEFLTNLFKYDPQERLNALQCLCSDYFKDISLPDKDTIAPSSSINTNPNSDPLANTTAITTINTDAFIQNREIIEQKTKDLKLMIFDKKNDLGFLTENQLNAVKQKLNPVLI
- the THI3 gene encoding branched-chain-2-oxoacid decarboxylase THI3 (similar to Saccharomyces cerevisiae THI3 (YDL080C); ancestral locus Anc_2.390), which translates into the protein MDYTRMYSLPNDITLADYLFHRLNQFKIHTVFGLPGEFNMPLIDKLLTIPDLKWAGNANELNAAYAADGYARIKGIGCLLTTFGVGELSSINGIAGSYAEHVGVLHIIGMPPSSIQTSQLLLHHTLGNGDYTVFHRIASELACYSTVLNDTDYLTKEIDLSIVKAWTLQRPVYLGIPMNFISYPIKSNLLNKDLDFTLESNNEISQDDVIELILKNIYRCKKPVIVVDACVTRHNIEKETEELFRRTKFPVLVTPMAKGSVDESLPEFAGVFCGSISSPQVREVLDSVDLLLVIGCTLPEFTTSSFHFSYKSKHCIFIFSDYIKYRNTTFADLNIKQLIKKLLLALDVSKIKNFQLQENNNGNIYIPNIKLNPTLLLRQEWVWNQLSHWFQDGDIIITETGTTAFGINQTKFPHNARGISQSLWGSTGYSLGACLGASFALSEIRKEQQVINNITQNVFPLFKDPPKHRVILFIGDGAFQLTVQELSTIIRWGLTPYIFIMNNHGYSGDRFLHHRSDAGYYDIPQWDYLGLLEVFGAKIYESKKIITVGDFEKMVNNPNFAIDSVLRMIEIVLPPMDVPQALMDKWRLEQEEEKKKVDHNQPMDWDSTTPGSTISTQTVNSTPSSDEQETPSPTP
- the SIP5 gene encoding Sip5p (similar to Saccharomyces cerevisiae SIP5 (YMR140W); ancestral locus Anc_2.389), which gives rise to MGNVPTKFEQNSMIGEEQSNTPHGRKKSSSVSVVTSRSGNDFKRNRSSSIAATLLGSHQSRARAQSTSVTHSSRRKKRSTRERERSKENHGMQLVIKYDESVDGGYLAPFGCYSFEKLDYDDRVVKELIIKRRLAPFYTPLEDFDPTWTDMEIVKIVDGLPLHASFDEHLEEYEDIPIGNLKKSDFEELIDSSLSKKERRRLRYKIFKARLYRKRIIWQDRENEKYLEKKIEDQGKSKESPGKNLFLPSDDLKKVMYKNGTECPICFLYFPQPMNHSKCCNQPICTECFVQIKRARPHFPHDEADPNEAVENEAEKDPHLLISEPASCPYCASPNFTITYTPPQEIRTGIGGIQPALFDIVKMENHEYSEILKKKKSLNMNNSGSASIINDGPSIITSDDIRPDWEHKLQKERKRLEKRSDNANAIHLSNQLIDSDHFLRRDSQTGYESSPTPTLSPTSPNCSSDYENDMVERAIRLSLEEEQKVSKKDRVKKRDSKRDLGITTTTTSSSSANNKSPQRIPKMRTVL